In one Mycobacteriales bacterium genomic region, the following are encoded:
- a CDS encoding AI-2E family transporter, giving the protein MSEDGPEEGARQAAEAAERAATAADHAAHHGAVAAETAEGARDAADRARSDAANHRDGAEAAAETATDAREATDEARAEAAGHQALAADAQKAADSARGEAAEHRDGAADAAETAEMARDQATVARDGAERASETAELARARASAVAEAEAVQGISDLPAGDPVLDPEVRAEEAGVDAANPLGRPGLPLNRRSPFRIGFAGALGVGAAYLLYQAIVSAKSVLVLVIVAAFLAIGLNPVVSRLERTGMRRGMAVGIVFLGVVAFFVLFGYAVLPPVVTQIANFVEALPGYIRDLGDNPTIKDLDGRFGIINRAQTYVTGDLGPQIAANALTVTQRVAGLVLKGLTILILTLYFLSSFNSIKQTAYRLVPRTRRARVSLIGDEILSRVGGYVAGAVVVALIAGVSSLVWVSALGIPYPLALALIVTFTDIIPLIGATIGAVVVTAVAFFVSLPVGIATGIFFLVYQQVENYLVYPRVMSRSVDVNPAAAIVGALIGGTLLGFVGALLAVPATAAIQLILREVLVPRQDAQ; this is encoded by the coding sequence GTGAGCGAGGACGGCCCCGAAGAGGGTGCCCGGCAGGCGGCGGAAGCGGCGGAGCGCGCCGCCACCGCGGCCGACCACGCCGCACACCACGGTGCCGTCGCGGCCGAGACGGCCGAAGGCGCCCGCGACGCGGCCGACCGGGCCCGCTCCGACGCGGCGAACCACCGCGACGGCGCCGAGGCCGCCGCCGAGACCGCCACCGACGCCCGCGAAGCGACCGACGAGGCCCGCGCCGAGGCCGCCGGCCACCAGGCTCTGGCCGCGGACGCGCAGAAGGCGGCCGACAGTGCCCGGGGGGAGGCCGCGGAGCATCGGGACGGGGCCGCGGACGCGGCCGAGACGGCGGAGATGGCGCGCGATCAGGCGACCGTGGCGAGGGACGGCGCGGAGCGGGCGAGCGAGACCGCCGAGCTGGCCCGCGCCCGGGCCAGCGCCGTCGCCGAGGCCGAGGCCGTGCAGGGGATCTCGGACCTGCCCGCGGGCGACCCCGTCCTCGACCCGGAGGTCCGGGCCGAGGAGGCCGGGGTCGACGCGGCCAACCCGCTCGGACGCCCCGGCCTGCCGCTGAACCGCCGCTCCCCGTTCCGGATCGGCTTCGCCGGCGCGCTCGGCGTCGGCGCCGCGTACCTGCTCTACCAGGCGATCGTCAGCGCCAAGTCCGTCCTCGTGCTGGTCATCGTGGCCGCGTTCCTGGCCATCGGACTCAACCCGGTGGTGTCCCGGCTGGAGCGCACCGGGATGCGCCGGGGCATGGCCGTCGGCATCGTCTTCCTCGGCGTGGTCGCGTTCTTCGTCCTGTTCGGGTACGCGGTGCTGCCGCCGGTCGTGACCCAGATCGCCAACTTCGTCGAGGCGCTGCCCGGCTACATCCGCGACCTCGGCGACAACCCGACGATCAAGGACCTGGACGGCCGGTTCGGGATCATCAACCGGGCCCAGACCTACGTCACCGGCGACCTCGGCCCGCAGATCGCGGCGAACGCGCTGACCGTCACCCAGCGGGTCGCCGGCCTGGTCCTCAAGGGCCTGACGATCCTGATCCTGACGCTCTACTTCCTCTCGTCGTTCAACTCGATCAAGCAGACGGCGTACCGGCTGGTGCCGCGGACCCGGCGGGCCCGGGTCAGCCTGATCGGGGACGAGATCCTCAGCCGCGTCGGCGGGTACGTCGCCGGTGCCGTCGTGGTCGCCCTGATCGCCGGGGTCTCGTCGCTGGTCTGGGTGAGCGCGCTGGGCATCCCGTACCCGCTGGCGCTGGCCCTGATCGTCACGTTCACCGACATCATCCCGCTGATCGGCGCGACGATCGGCGCGGTCGTCGTGACCGCGGTGGCGTTCTTCGTCTCGCTGCCGGTGGGGATCGCGACCGGCATCTTCTTCCTGGTCTACCAGCAGGTGGAGAACTACCTGGTCTACCCCCGGGTGATGAGCCGGTCGGTGGACGTGAACCCGGCGGCCGCCATCGTGGGGGCGCTGATCGGCGGTACTCTGCTCGGGTTCGTGGGGGCGCTGCTGGCGGTGCCGGCAACGGCGGCGATACAGCTGATCCTGCGGGAGGTCCTGGTCCCACGCCAGGACGCACAGTAA